A part of Fibrobacter sp. genomic DNA contains:
- a CDS encoding DUF4416 family protein has translation MKASQFSEQAQLIAFVLQKGAEWDPAVIDMLEKTWGPIRHKGKLFAFDKTSYYTPEMGDGLYRGVVSFEKTISPETIADEKERSNALELTTASSDNTDFRHVNIDIGYMDLDKVVLPSYKRGPFKLYAGKGVWLDMLLTYAKGVFHPTSWAFEDFVRNPYQHDLQLIREKFKKAESRR, from the coding sequence ATGAAGGCTTCTCAATTTTCAGAACAGGCTCAGCTGATTGCCTTTGTACTTCAAAAAGGTGCAGAATGGGATCCTGCCGTTATAGATATGCTTGAAAAAACTTGGGGCCCCATTCGCCACAAGGGCAAGTTGTTTGCTTTCGATAAAACGTCTTACTATACTCCAGAAATGGGTGATGGCCTGTACCGTGGAGTTGTGTCTTTTGAAAAGACCATTTCTCCTGAAACTATCGCGGATGAAAAGGAACGTAGCAACGCTCTTGAACTAACCACGGCGTCCAGCGATAATACGGATTTTCGTCATGTGAATATTGACATCGGGTATATGGATTTGGATAAGGTCGTTTTGCCTAGCTACAAACGTGGCCCCTTTAAGCTTTATGCAGGAAAGGGAGTGTGGCTTGATATGCTTTTGACTTATGCCAAGGGTGTTTTCCATCCCACCAGCTGGGCCTTTGAAGACTTTGTCCGCAACCCCTACCAGCACGACCTCCAGCTGATTCGAGAGAAATTTAAGAAAGCCGAGAGTCGCAGATAA